A single region of the Euryarchaeota archaeon genome encodes:
- a CDS encoding ISAzo13 family transposase, which produces MDALAIKRKLSALTRALDERSRRLVLAAEAQSLGRGGIELVHQATGVARTTITRGIQDLRSPPDPTRIRRPGAGRKKLADQDRTLMRDLEALVEPVTRGDPQSNLRWTAKSLRALASELRALGHRVSHVVVGRLLEEAGYSLQANQKAREGTRHPDRNAQFEHINRQVGQFQKAHQPVISVDTKKKEIVGDFKNNGREWRPKGHPQRVRVHDFILKEKGKAVPYGVYDLTRNAGWVSVGIDHDTATFAVHSITRWWATMGRPTYPKATRLLITADAGGSNGARNRLWKWELQRFADRTRLAITVCHLPPGTSKWNKIEHRLFSFISQNWRGRPLTSLAVIVNLIAATRTTTGLRVRAELDKSKYPKGREISREQMAQLNLHPDAFHGDWNYTITPRGHHRK; this is translated from the coding sequence GTGGATGCACTCGCGATCAAGCGGAAGCTGTCTGCGCTCACGCGAGCGCTGGACGAGCGGAGCCGCCGCCTCGTGTTGGCGGCGGAGGCCCAGTCGTTGGGTCGAGGCGGAATCGAACTCGTGCACCAAGCCACAGGCGTCGCTCGAACCACGATTACGCGCGGCATCCAGGACCTCCGGTCGCCGCCGGACCCCACGCGCATCCGGCGGCCGGGAGCCGGACGCAAGAAACTGGCAGACCAAGACCGGACGCTGATGCGGGACTTGGAGGCACTCGTCGAGCCCGTGACGCGCGGCGACCCCCAATCCAACCTGCGGTGGACCGCCAAGAGTCTCCGCGCGTTGGCGAGCGAGCTTCGCGCCCTCGGGCACCGGGTAAGCCACGTCGTGGTGGGACGCCTATTGGAAGAGGCTGGCTACAGCCTCCAAGCCAACCAGAAGGCGCGCGAAGGGACTCGTCACCCCGATCGCAACGCCCAATTCGAACACATCAACCGCCAAGTTGGCCAATTCCAAAAGGCCCACCAACCCGTCATCTCGGTGGACACCAAGAAGAAGGAAATCGTGGGCGATTTCAAGAACAACGGGAGGGAATGGCGGCCCAAAGGCCACCCCCAACGAGTCCGCGTCCACGACTTCATCCTCAAAGAAAAAGGGAAGGCAGTCCCGTACGGCGTCTACGACCTGACCCGCAACGCGGGCTGGGTCAGCGTCGGCATCGACCACGACACGGCCACGTTCGCCGTGCACTCGATCACCCGATGGTGGGCGACGATGGGTCGCCCCACCTACCCCAAGGCCACGCGCCTTCTCATCACGGCCGACGCCGGTGGAAGCAACGGCGCCCGAAACCGATTATGGAAGTGGGAACTCCAACGCTTCGCCGACCGCACGCGCCTCGCCATCACGGTCTGCCACCTACCCCCAGGCACCAGCAAGTGGAACAAGATCGAACACCGCCTCTTCAGTTTCATCAGCCAGAACTGGCGCGGACGCCCCCTCACCAGCCTCGCCGTAATCGTGAACCTGATCGCAGCAACCCGCACGACGACCGGACTACGGGTCCGAGCCGAACTTGACAAGAGCAAATATCCCAAGGGCCGGGAGATCAGCCGCGAGCAAATGGCCCAACTCAACCTCCATCCGGACGCGTTTCACGGCGACTGGAACTACACGATCACGCCACGCGGACACCATCGGAAATAG
- a CDS encoding M48 family metalloprotease: MAVRLSKSRRVVAQAEGMLIDGIPSGIIRVNSVLPDVLTDRELEFVLGHEVSHIHRNHLASRKLFSAIRSWAEARAKQDSRFDWLLAGYDMFQTYKVFRGELPPVPRITSEQELEADRDGILLAAGDVNAAKSALLKLVGGNADAPSHTWSIRGVPLSTMTIRERLAHLDGIR; encoded by the coding sequence GTGGCCGTGCGGCTGAGCAAAAGCCGACGTGTGGTGGCCCAAGCGGAGGGCATGTTGATTGACGGAATTCCGAGCGGTATCATTCGTGTCAATTCTGTTCTTCCAGACGTCCTCACAGATCGAGAATTGGAATTCGTCCTCGGACACGAGGTTAGCCACATCCATCGTAACCACTTGGCGTCTCGCAAACTCTTCTCTGCGATTCGCAGTTGGGCAGAGGCCCGCGCCAAACAGGATTCGAGGTTCGATTGGCTTCTCGCCGGCTATGATATGTTCCAAACGTACAAAGTTTTTCGCGGCGAATTGCCACCCGTTCCCAGAATTACCAGTGAACAGGAGTTAGAAGCGGATCGCGATGGAATACTCTTGGCGGCGGGGGATGTGAACGCAGCCAAGTCAGCGCTCCTGAAGCTGGTGGGTGGAAACGCCGATGCCCCGTCTCACACATGGTCTATTCGCGGCGTTCCGCTGTCGACAATGACTATCCGGGAACGGCTCGCCCATCTGGATGGCATACGATAA
- a CDS encoding vitamin B12-dependent ribonucleotide reductase: MAMVTKTSHGHTAPTVRAVEDKGKTGLMVERRFTTKAAHPFDTVTWDKRVSRVTERDGSVIFEMKDVEVPTFWSQLATDILAQKYFRKAGVPMTAGGLTSQGQGTKPSQVIATGHEQSLKQVVFRIANSLRAFGEHHGYFASEADSEAFEMELSHILTYQMAAFNSPVWFNAGHYHAYGVQSSGGNWAWDFAKGEIVQVANNYERPQCSACFIQKVTDSLDTMLDLQKSEVSLFKYGSGTGSNFSAVRAKGEPLSAGGTSSGVLSFLKGFDAWAGSIKSGGTTRRAAKMVVLDIDHPEIEDFITWKVREEDKALALIKAGYDNDWRGEAYQTVSGQNSNNSVRVPDAFMKAYEDDGMWTTHFRTGGNIAKTYRARSLMRTIAEAAWRCADPGLQFHTTINDWHTSSNTAPITASNPCSEYMFLDDSACNLSSVNLTKFLGSDGSFDIEGYKHTCRIMILAQEILVDYSSYPTRPIGKNSHDYRPLGLGYANLGTLLMVQGIPYDSDEGRAWAGAMTSIMCGAAYASSVEFAKVQGPFAGYETNREPFLRVMNKHLAAAKEIPELLPKAIKDAGVEEWATAVEEGAKHGFRNAQATVIAPTGTIGLLMDCDTTGVEPDFSLVKWKKLAGGGVVRIVNQSVPRALRFLGYDEGEITDIIEYVMGKNGAMGAETLEGAPHLKTEHLPIFDCANKCGNGKRFLAPMSHIKMMAAVQPFISGAISKTVNLPNEITVEEIEKLYVDSWKLGLKAVALYRDGSKHSQPLTTKKDVGSRSETTVDAGARATSTMAALSEAAKDHAKAKAPAIADERPLAPTESSQPLSLGRGALEKLPRANNNVYKVEVTVWDADLGPVKVHIIFVEYPLGELKEIFLNVGSTGSVLHETCRDLGMSWSKQLRLGLPINELVKDLVGERGVLRGRTDHPLIKSVVSVKDLVGKLIAYDYLGQTNFINPEVLQAYNASPEAQAPRIEELNMLKEFRAKYRPEKKLSEFPSAPEGGKKAGVTATTEVKPATKSSFDPDEYLSKMMGDAPDCDQCGHKTVRNAACFKCLNCGNSMGCS, from the coding sequence ATGGCAATGGTGACAAAGACCTCGCACGGGCATACCGCTCCGACGGTGCGCGCGGTCGAGGACAAGGGAAAAACCGGCCTCATGGTCGAGCGTCGGTTCACGACAAAGGCCGCCCATCCTTTCGACACCGTGACGTGGGACAAGCGCGTGAGCCGTGTCACAGAGCGCGACGGTTCCGTCATCTTCGAGATGAAGGACGTCGAGGTGCCGACGTTCTGGTCGCAGCTTGCCACCGACATCCTCGCCCAGAAGTACTTCAGGAAGGCGGGCGTCCCCATGACCGCCGGCGGGCTCACCAGCCAAGGCCAGGGGACGAAGCCCAGCCAAGTCATCGCAACGGGCCACGAACAGAGCCTCAAGCAGGTCGTTTTCCGGATAGCGAACTCGCTAAGGGCCTTCGGCGAACACCACGGCTACTTCGCCTCAGAGGCGGACTCCGAGGCCTTCGAGATGGAACTCTCCCACATCCTCACCTACCAGATGGCGGCCTTCAACAGTCCCGTCTGGTTCAACGCAGGACACTACCACGCCTACGGCGTCCAAAGCTCCGGCGGCAACTGGGCATGGGACTTCGCCAAGGGCGAGATCGTGCAGGTCGCGAACAACTACGAGCGGCCGCAATGCTCGGCCTGCTTCATCCAGAAGGTCACGGACTCGCTAGACACGATGCTCGACCTACAGAAAAGCGAGGTCAGTTTGTTCAAGTACGGCTCCGGGACGGGAAGCAACTTCAGCGCCGTGAGGGCCAAAGGGGAACCGCTTTCGGCCGGCGGGACCTCGTCCGGAGTGCTCTCTTTCCTCAAAGGGTTCGACGCGTGGGCCGGCTCCATCAAGTCGGGCGGAACGACGCGCCGGGCGGCGAAGATGGTCGTCTTGGACATCGACCACCCGGAGATCGAGGACTTCATCACCTGGAAGGTCCGCGAGGAGGACAAGGCACTCGCCCTCATCAAGGCAGGTTACGACAACGATTGGCGCGGCGAGGCGTACCAGACGGTCTCGGGCCAGAACAGCAACAACTCGGTCAGGGTCCCTGACGCGTTCATGAAGGCCTACGAGGACGATGGGATGTGGACGACGCATTTCCGGACCGGCGGGAACATCGCGAAGACCTACCGCGCACGATCGCTCATGCGCACGATCGCGGAAGCGGCGTGGAGATGCGCCGACCCCGGCCTGCAGTTCCACACGACGATAAACGATTGGCACACGTCGTCGAACACAGCCCCCATCACTGCGAGCAACCCTTGCAGCGAGTACATGTTCCTCGACGACTCGGCGTGCAACCTCTCGTCCGTGAACCTCACGAAGTTCCTTGGCTCCGACGGCTCGTTCGACATCGAGGGCTACAAGCACACTTGCCGCATCATGATACTGGCGCAGGAGATACTCGTCGACTACTCGAGTTATCCGACGCGGCCGATCGGCAAGAACAGCCATGATTACCGGCCGCTCGGCCTCGGCTACGCGAACCTCGGCACGCTTCTCATGGTGCAAGGGATCCCGTACGATTCGGACGAGGGCAGGGCATGGGCCGGTGCCATGACGTCGATAATGTGCGGCGCAGCGTACGCAAGCTCCGTGGAATTCGCGAAGGTGCAAGGGCCGTTCGCGGGCTACGAGACGAACCGCGAACCGTTCCTTCGCGTCATGAACAAGCACCTTGCAGCCGCGAAGGAGATCCCCGAGCTTCTCCCGAAAGCGATCAAGGATGCCGGCGTCGAGGAGTGGGCGACGGCGGTCGAAGAGGGCGCGAAGCACGGGTTCAGGAACGCCCAAGCGACAGTCATCGCACCCACGGGGACGATCGGCCTTCTCATGGACTGCGACACGACCGGCGTCGAGCCGGACTTCAGCCTCGTGAAATGGAAGAAACTGGCGGGCGGCGGTGTGGTCAGGATTGTGAACCAATCTGTCCCCCGCGCGTTGAGGTTCCTCGGTTACGACGAGGGCGAGATCACGGACATCATCGAATACGTGATGGGAAAGAACGGCGCGATGGGCGCGGAGACGCTCGAAGGGGCACCCCACCTCAAGACGGAGCACCTTCCCATCTTCGACTGCGCGAACAAGTGCGGGAACGGCAAACGCTTCCTCGCCCCCATGTCGCACATCAAGATGATGGCCGCGGTGCAGCCGTTCATATCTGGCGCGATCTCGAAAACGGTGAACCTGCCGAACGAGATCACGGTGGAGGAGATCGAGAAGCTCTACGTGGACTCGTGGAAACTCGGCCTCAAGGCCGTGGCGCTCTACCGGGACGGCTCGAAGCACTCGCAGCCGTTGACGACGAAGAAAGACGTGGGGTCGAGATCGGAGACGACCGTGGACGCGGGCGCGAGAGCCACCTCGACAATGGCGGCCCTCTCCGAAGCGGCGAAGGACCACGCGAAGGCCAAAGCCCCCGCAATCGCGGACGAGCGGCCTCTCGCTCCGACGGAATCGTCGCAGCCGCTTTCACTCGGACGCGGCGCCCTGGAGAAACTGCCCCGCGCGAACAACAACGTCTACAAGGTGGAAGTCACGGTCTGGGACGCAGACCTCGGTCCAGTGAAGGTCCACATCATCTTCGTCGAGTACCCGCTCGGCGAACTGAAGGAGATCTTCTTGAACGTCGGCTCGACCGGTTCCGTCTTGCACGAGACGTGCCGCGACCTCGGAATGTCGTGGTCGAAACAGTTGAGGCTCGGGCTTCCGATCAACGAACTCGTGAAGGACCTGGTGGGCGAGCGAGGCGTACTCCGCGGTCGCACGGACCATCCGCTCATCAAGAGCGTGGTCTCGGTGAAGGACCTCGTGGGAAAACTCATAGCCTACGACTACCTCGGCCAGACGAACTTCATCAACCCCGAAGTGCTCCAGGCGTACAACGCCAGCCCCGAGGCACAGGCGCCAAGGATCGAGGAACTCAACATGTTGAAGGAGTTCCGCGCGAAATACCGGCCGGAGAAGAAACTGTCGGAGTTTCCGTCGGCGCCGGAAGGGGGAAAGAAGGCGGGTGTCACGGCCACGACGGAGGTCAAGCCCGCAACGAAATCATCGTTCGACCCCGACGAGTACCTGTCGAAAATGATGGGCGACGCGCCCGACTGCGACCAGTGCGGGCACAAGACGGTGAGGAACGCCGCGTGCTTCAAGTGCCTGAATTGTGGGAATAGCATGGGGTGTTCGTAA
- the nrdR gene encoding transcriptional repressor NrdR, producing the protein MKCPYCDCLDTRVLDSRDTSEPAVRRRRQCVACGKRFTTYERVDSPLLRVVKRDGRVEDFDRDKLEMGILKACEKRPISRDVIAQMIDDIEETLRSDETTEIPSMRIGELVMDRLKGVDQVAYLRFASVYKEFTDAAHFEQEVKTLLSEGGAVEDALSYGAKGTKPRGAAADKTEYKAKKAIALNKAKEEMGLDTTGRKTGGHN; encoded by the coding sequence TTGAAATGTCCATATTGTGACTGCCTCGACACGCGTGTTCTTGACTCACGGGATACGAGCGAACCGGCGGTGAGACGCCGCCGCCAGTGCGTCGCATGCGGAAAGCGGTTCACCACCTACGAGAGGGTCGATTCGCCGCTATTGCGGGTCGTGAAACGCGACGGCCGTGTGGAGGATTTCGACCGCGACAAACTGGAAATGGGCATACTCAAGGCGTGCGAGAAGCGCCCGATATCGCGAGACGTCATCGCACAGATGATCGACGACATCGAGGAGACGCTGCGCTCGGACGAGACGACGGAGATCCCCTCGATGCGGATAGGCGAACTCGTGATGGACAGGCTGAAAGGCGTGGATCAGGTCGCGTACCTCCGTTTCGCGTCCGTGTACAAGGAATTCACGGACGCCGCGCACTTCGAACAGGAGGTCAAGACACTCCTTTCGGAAGGAGGCGCCGTCGAGGACGCGCTCTCATACGGCGCCAAGGGAACGAAGCCGCGCGGGGCCGCGGCCGACAAGACCGAGTACAAGGCGAAGAAGGCGATTGCGTTGAACAAGGCGAAGGAGGAGATGGGGTTGGACACGACGGGCAGGAAGACAGGGGGACACAACTGA
- a CDS encoding PPC domain-containing protein, whose protein sequence is MRRMGKCQLRKVWAAAFPTVMLLGAALSSPALAGTLLNPVESDAGQPGDAGDSPTSARLIAAGGHDGILAFPDDVSDWYAFYATRGQLIRLNLSSGVSNFDLVLYDSGFRYRANSIATQLQEDHIFIPVDVTGYWKVLVYTQGLIPLSAGDIGAYTLDLEIQPFPQDDGASGYDAPGHYFYATEVPKPITDGELRPADGDTEDWYRLFLDVGDIVDATISAAPPLSASLRLTKPNLNTAAEVTSCCGNSASFRHYATQAGDWKLLVKSSPVSGAGLYSLYVVITRPIPQNDSGLGRDAAGSLATADEILPGNHTGTLEPIVADTEDWYKVNVTAGENLTYVLESPVGADFDLRLYNATGTLVNASYAGPGVLDKVINNNLPAGFYRLRLMAVTGFGNYTSTLILD, encoded by the coding sequence GTGCGTCGGATGGGAAAGTGTCAACTACGTAAAGTCTGGGCCGCGGCATTCCCGACCGTGATGCTTCTGGGTGCCGCCCTTTCGTCGCCAGCGCTGGCTGGGACGCTCCTTAACCCCGTGGAGTCCGACGCGGGACAGCCGGGGGACGCCGGCGACAGCCCGACAAGCGCCAGGCTCATCGCGGCGGGCGGGCACGACGGCATACTTGCGTTTCCCGACGACGTGTCGGATTGGTACGCGTTCTATGCGACGCGTGGACAGTTGATCCGGCTCAACCTCTCCTCCGGTGTGAGCAACTTCGACCTCGTCCTCTACGATTCCGGCTTCCGGTACCGCGCGAACTCGATTGCGACGCAGCTTCAGGAGGACCACATCTTCATCCCCGTGGACGTGACGGGCTATTGGAAAGTCCTCGTCTACACGCAGGGTCTCATCCCGTTGTCGGCCGGCGACATAGGGGCCTACACGTTGGACCTCGAGATCCAACCTTTCCCGCAAGACGACGGAGCAAGTGGCTACGACGCCCCCGGCCACTACTTCTACGCGACCGAGGTGCCAAAGCCCATAACCGACGGCGAGCTCCGGCCTGCCGACGGGGACACCGAGGATTGGTACAGGCTGTTCCTTGACGTGGGCGACATCGTGGACGCGACAATCTCCGCCGCGCCGCCGCTATCGGCGAGCCTGCGCCTCACCAAGCCGAACCTCAATACGGCGGCCGAGGTGACGAGCTGCTGCGGGAACTCGGCCTCTTTCAGGCACTACGCGACACAGGCCGGCGACTGGAAACTGCTCGTCAAGAGTTCCCCGGTGAGTGGCGCGGGCCTCTATTCGCTCTACGTCGTCATCACGCGGCCGATCCCTCAAAACGATTCTGGACTCGGGCGCGACGCCGCGGGGAGTCTCGCGACGGCCGATGAGATCCTTCCCGGAAACCACACCGGCACGCTCGAACCAATAGTGGCGGACACCGAAGATTGGTACAAGGTGAACGTGACGGCCGGGGAGAACCTCACTTATGTCCTCGAATCGCCCGTCGGAGCCGATTTCGATCTACGGCTCTACAACGCGACCGGCACCCTCGTCAACGCCTCGTACGCCGGGCCTGGCGTCCTCGACAAGGTCATCAACAACAACCTCCCCGCGGGCTTCTATCGATTGCGTCTCATGGCCGTCACCGGGTTCGGCAATTACACATCGACGCTGATATTGGATTGA
- a CDS encoding carboxypeptidase regulatory-like domain-containing protein, whose translation MKGAGFAVFITAVMAVSGCVQPPAASPPDLVLEAPQAATSYPTLEGLVADSVTGAALAGASVTLFASEKPIVLASTDSSGFFVISVLPGATELVVEAAGYASVRSSDLTSPLFFPLVAVEKPMAAVENLGLSIVRRYELGSKAYTVPSSCTASDNTPPYDCGLSEPSIEIAGDGTIYATGVCCVGDAPPIWVSRDDGVTFTELMSDTKLRETYGVEGDLAIDDDGDLFWVDISLAHSQTASWTKDGTWRHTSYQVLRPLEDRPWIRAEGNDVVYFVYNAGGATAGGYVYKSTDGGKTFPVEPNFVTSYIFPNAAVRSPGEIWVVGSPDQRIIADHSVDAAASWEANETVYTMPDGQGTYGFITPAIDESGTPYVVWDEGNASVGYSIRVAHRLADGTWSAAQTVSPAGSYVMPWIAAGGPGKVAVAWYGYPNASVGPTRVTDQDAMYVYLAVSLDADSAEPHWQVIKADPQPVLSGPMARRLLDFLQVEIGPKGEVHVIYSHVPAAGGVETTAYAQSARNLPLAPVKFPAGPRN comes from the coding sequence ATGAAAGGGGCGGGTTTCGCCGTGTTCATCACCGCCGTCATGGCGGTGTCCGGGTGCGTCCAACCTCCGGCCGCGTCTCCCCCAGATCTTGTCCTTGAGGCGCCGCAGGCCGCGACGTCTTACCCGACGCTCGAAGGCCTCGTCGCCGACTCCGTCACGGGTGCTGCGTTGGCGGGCGCCTCGGTGACGCTTTTTGCGTCGGAGAAGCCGATCGTGCTCGCCTCGACGGACTCCTCAGGGTTCTTCGTCATCTCCGTCCTTCCAGGAGCGACCGAACTGGTCGTGGAAGCGGCCGGTTACGCGTCCGTCCGGTCGAGCGACCTCACCTCGCCCCTCTTTTTCCCTCTGGTTGCGGTCGAGAAGCCCATGGCGGCCGTCGAGAACCTCGGGCTGTCGATCGTCAGGCGTTACGAACTCGGTTCGAAGGCGTACACGGTGCCGAGTTCCTGCACTGCCTCGGACAACACACCCCCCTACGATTGCGGCCTTTCCGAGCCTTCGATAGAGATCGCCGGCGACGGGACGATCTACGCCACCGGCGTCTGTTGCGTCGGCGACGCGCCCCCCATCTGGGTCTCACGCGACGATGGCGTAACGTTCACGGAATTGATGTCCGACACCAAGCTCAGGGAGACGTATGGCGTCGAAGGCGACCTCGCAATAGACGACGACGGCGACCTCTTCTGGGTGGACATCTCGCTTGCCCACTCGCAGACCGCGTCATGGACGAAGGACGGCACGTGGCGCCACACGAGTTACCAGGTGCTTCGGCCCCTTGAGGATCGACCCTGGATACGCGCCGAGGGCAACGACGTCGTCTACTTCGTGTACAACGCCGGCGGGGCGACCGCCGGGGGATATGTCTACAAATCCACGGATGGCGGGAAGACGTTCCCAGTCGAGCCGAACTTCGTGACTTCCTACATTTTCCCGAACGCCGCCGTGAGAAGCCCCGGCGAGATCTGGGTCGTCGGATCCCCGGACCAACGCATCATCGCGGACCACAGCGTCGATGCGGCCGCGAGCTGGGAGGCGAACGAGACGGTCTACACGATGCCCGACGGGCAAGGCACGTACGGGTTCATCACGCCCGCGATCGACGAGAGCGGGACGCCGTACGTCGTGTGGGACGAAGGCAACGCTTCCGTCGGGTACTCGATACGGGTCGCCCATCGACTCGCCGACGGGACGTGGAGCGCGGCGCAGACGGTGTCGCCCGCGGGAAGCTACGTCATGCCGTGGATCGCGGCTGGAGGGCCCGGCAAGGTCGCGGTCGCTTGGTATGGTTACCCGAACGCAAGCGTCGGCCCGACGCGCGTCACGGACCAGGATGCGATGTACGTGTATCTCGCCGTGAGCCTCGATGCCGATTCGGCCGAACCGCACTGGCAGGTCATCAAGGCGGACCCTCAACCGGTCCTGTCGGGGCCGATGGCGCGACGCCTCCTGGATTTCCTCCAAGTGGAGATCGGGCCGAAGGGCGAGGTGCATGTCATCTATTCCCACGTTCCGGCGGCCGGGGGCGTGGAGACGACCGCCTACGCGCAGTCCGCCCGGAACCTCCCGCTTGCGCCCGTGAAGTTCCCGGCAGGACCGAGGAACTGA